Proteins encoded within one genomic window of Synechococcus sp. PCC 7335:
- a CDS encoding chromophore lyase CpcT/CpeT: protein MTHSTDVATLTQWMAAEFSNQEQAFENPPFFAHIKVCMRPLPKSFQPGVSLYLEQAYSFQLDKPYRVRVLHFIQREDDVLLENYKVKDEEKFYGAARDLEKLATLSVDDLEPMMGCDIFVEWTGDSFRGKVEPGKKCSVIRKGATTYLDNEFIVTESHMTSYDRGRDPETDELVWGSVAGPFEFDKVARFAHEVQI from the coding sequence ATGACCCACTCTACCGACGTGGCAACCCTAACCCAGTGGATGGCCGCAGAGTTTAGTAACCAGGAACAAGCGTTTGAAAATCCGCCCTTCTTCGCTCACATTAAAGTCTGTATGCGGCCGCTGCCTAAGAGTTTTCAACCAGGAGTAAGCCTTTACCTAGAACAGGCTTACAGCTTTCAATTAGATAAACCATACCGGGTGCGGGTACTACACTTTATTCAGCGCGAAGATGATGTGCTGCTAGAGAACTACAAGGTCAAAGACGAAGAAAAATTTTATGGCGCAGCTCGCGACCTTGAGAAACTAGCAACTCTGAGCGTAGATGATTTAGAGCCGATGATGGGGTGCGATATCTTCGTAGAATGGACTGGTGATAGCTTTCGTGGCAAAGTCGAACCTGGCAAGAAGTGCAGCGTTATTCGTAAGGGAGCAACGACTTATCTTGATAACGAATTCATCGTCACTGAAAGCCATATGACGAGTTATGACAGAGGGCGCGATCCTGAAACAGACGAACTGGTTTGGGGTTCAGTCGCAGGTCCGTTCGAGTTTGATAAGGTAGCTCGCTTTGCTCACGAAGTCCAGATATAG
- a CDS encoding phycobiliprotein lyase, which produces MNVMEFFQQSAGQWQSQRTTHHLPFRRAELGGSNISVEALPADNEKVIEICKIHDVDPASAVGGAYVEWDGEMAWDKEGENHKGSTVFALVPDADDPQKGNLLRERGYAEIVPVIGRFEMDNENGLVLITEYETMSSIERFWFPNPDLRIRTSVVKRFGGLSTASFCAESRVETILEQDKDDAIAREAFAVGSQYSVFGW; this is translated from the coding sequence ATGAACGTGATGGAGTTCTTTCAGCAGAGTGCTGGACAATGGCAGTCTCAACGTACGACTCACCACTTACCCTTTCGACGCGCCGAGCTAGGCGGCTCTAATATCTCTGTGGAGGCGCTACCCGCAGACAACGAAAAGGTCATTGAAATCTGCAAAATCCATGACGTCGATCCTGCTAGCGCGGTAGGTGGCGCTTATGTAGAGTGGGATGGCGAGATGGCTTGGGATAAAGAGGGTGAGAACCACAAGGGTTCTACGGTTTTCGCACTAGTGCCTGATGCTGACGATCCCCAAAAAGGAAACTTACTTAGAGAGCGCGGTTATGCTGAGATTGTGCCGGTGATCGGCCGCTTTGAGATGGACAACGAGAACGGACTGGTATTAATCACTGAATATGAGACGATGAGTTCGATTGAGCGCTTCTGGTTTCCCAATCCAGACTTGCGTATACGTACCAGTGTGGTCAAAAGATTTGGCGGGCTTAGCACCGCCTCTTTCTGCGCCGAATCGCGCGTGGAAACAATTCTTGAGCAAGACAAAGATGATGCGATCGCTCGCGAAGCGTTTGCAGTTGGCTCACAGTATTCTGTCTTCGGCTGGTAG
- a CDS encoding NblA/ycf18 family protein codes for MSTSSDAMPGSLSMEQQFKLKVVKDQVKGLSLEQAQEYVVEVMRQMMVKDNLVKHLLKNA; via the coding sequence ATGAGTACATCAAGTGACGCTATGCCAGGCAGCCTTAGTATGGAACAGCAGTTCAAGCTTAAGGTTGTCAAAGATCAAGTTAAAGGCTTGAGTTTAGAGCAAGCACAGGAGTACGTCGTAGAAGTCATGCGGCAAATGATGGTGAAAGACAATCTCGTCAAGCACTTATTGAAGAATGCCTAG